The following are encoded together in the Bacteroidales bacterium MB20-C3-3 genome:
- a CDS encoding oligosaccharide flippase family protein — MRGSILRKLAGESAIYGLSTVLARFINFLFVPIYTTMLSTGSYGIATEFLAYIAILQVILTLGLETGCFNFASKNSEPNKVFSNALITIGALSAIFFLALALFSGEISVWMGYKGYGQIIIFIGSILAIDSFTAILFARLRFQNKAYKFAMFKTIKILSETAFNFILFFGVPAFFKTHPDSILAEFISLTPDFTYIIFAIFLSGIVSLLIFIPDIVALRFSFDKRLWREMMLYSLPLMIAGLPGIINDTIDRPLFRFFTPEGLEWNSELGIFQAGVKIAVLMSLFIQMFRYAAEPYFFKRAGGEKSKEEYAMVMEHFTAFTMLVFLGLTLFIDVIALIIGKDFRAGMDIVPVMLMSYVILGMNFNVSMWYKLSGKTKYAIYITAAALPVTLAINMIFMPLYSYHAAAWAHLASYAVMFILSVFMGRKHYPVPYNWRRIFLFVSAGVALYLISIPFAEVHPLLRYFIHTILITIFILIYFKVEKINIWRLKL; from the coding sequence ATGAGAGGTTCCATATTACGCAAACTGGCTGGTGAATCGGCAATATACGGGCTTAGCACTGTGCTTGCAAGATTCATAAACTTTCTGTTTGTCCCAATTTATACCACAATGCTTTCTACAGGAAGCTATGGTATTGCAACTGAATTTCTTGCCTATATTGCCATATTGCAGGTTATACTTACACTGGGCCTTGAGACTGGCTGCTTTAACTTTGCCAGTAAGAATAGTGAGCCAAATAAAGTCTTCTCTAATGCACTTATAACCATTGGTGCACTCTCTGCTATCTTCTTTCTTGCCCTAGCTCTGTTCTCAGGCGAGATCTCAGTATGGATGGGTTATAAGGGTTACGGACAGATTATAATTTTCATAGGGAGTATTCTGGCTATTGACTCCTTTACTGCAATACTATTCGCCAGATTAAGGTTTCAGAACAAAGCATACAAATTTGCAATGTTTAAAACCATTAAAATTCTCTCCGAAACTGCATTTAACTTCATCCTCTTCTTTGGTGTTCCCGCCTTTTTTAAAACGCATCCGGATTCAATTCTTGCAGAGTTTATTTCTCTTACTCCGGATTTCACATACATTATTTTTGCAATTTTCCTGAGTGGTATTGTTTCATTGCTGATTTTCATTCCAGATATAGTGGCTCTCAGATTCTCTTTTGACAAAAGACTCTGGAGAGAGATGATGCTCTACTCCCTTCCTCTTATGATCGCAGGTCTCCCGGGGATTATTAACGATACAATTGACAGACCTCTCTTCAGATTCTTTACCCCTGAGGGGCTGGAGTGGAATTCTGAGCTTGGAATTTTTCAGGCCGGAGTTAAAATAGCTGTATTGATGTCGCTATTTATTCAGATGTTCAGGTATGCAGCAGAACCATACTTCTTTAAAAGAGCAGGAGGAGAGAAGTCAAAAGAGGAGTATGCAATGGTGATGGAGCATTTCACAGCATTTACAATGCTGGTTTTCCTGGGTCTTACACTATTTATAGATGTAATTGCGCTTATTATAGGGAAAGATTTCAGGGCAGGGATGGATATAGTCCCGGTTATGCTAATGTCTTATGTTATTCTGGGAATGAACTTTAATGTATCCATGTGGTACAAACTATCGGGAAAAACTAAATATGCAATTTATATAACAGCAGCTGCCCTTCCTGTAACCCTTGCCATTAATATGATTTTTATGCCCCTCTACTCATATCACGCAGCAGCCTGGGCTCATCTGGCAAGCTATGCAGTCATGTTTATACTAAGCGTTTTTATGGGTAGAAAACACTATCCTGTACCATATAACTGGAGACGAATTTTTCTCTTCGTCTCTGCAGGAGTCGCACTCTATCTTATCTCAATCCCCTTTGCAGAGGTCCATCCCCTGTTGAGATACTTTATCCACACCATACTGATTACTATATTCATATTAATATATTTTAAAGTTGAAAAGATAAATATATGGAGGTTAAAATTGTAA
- the murF gene encoding UDP-N-acetylmuramoyl-tripeptide--D-alanyl-D-alanine ligase, with protein MNIKDLHSLFLESSGVTTDTREIKKGAIFFALKGDNFDGNDYAQKAVELGASWSVCDRRGVEGARIIYVKDSLKALQDLAAYHRRYIGVPLFALTGTNGKTTTKELISSVLSKRYKVLSTAGNLNNHIGVPLTLLKMDRETEIAVIEMGASAPGEIELLCKIATPDAGLITNVGKAHLLGFGSFDGVRRTKGELYDYLKASSGTALYNSGNPILVDMINERKGLKIIPYGAELAGTLILPSSPENPFLSMKIEGGRVIKTNMIGSYNSDNVLAALAAGALFEVDKEEAVKAIEEYYPSNNRSQLTKGERNTLIIDAYNANPTSMRAALENFKDMDCEKKGLVLGDMLELGEFSDQEHQEILKLALAINPDIIFLVGTEFGKALLKIAQGNPYVELFENSEALRERLEKREMTGITFLVKGSRGTRLERAIPALL; from the coding sequence ATGAATATTAAAGATTTACACTCGTTGTTTCTTGAGTCATCAGGAGTAACAACAGATACACGGGAGATTAAGAAGGGGGCTATCTTTTTCGCCCTGAAGGGGGATAACTTTGATGGTAATGATTATGCACAGAAGGCAGTTGAGCTGGGTGCATCGTGGAGTGTATGCGACCGGAGGGGAGTTGAAGGGGCCAGAATCATCTATGTTAAGGATAGTCTAAAGGCATTACAGGACCTGGCTGCATACCACAGAAGATATATTGGTGTTCCTCTTTTTGCACTTACCGGTACTAATGGTAAGACAACTACAAAAGAGCTTATCTCATCAGTCTTATCAAAGAGGTATAAGGTCCTCTCAACGGCAGGCAACCTAAATAACCACATTGGAGTTCCGTTGACCCTGCTTAAGATGGACAGAGAGACCGAGATAGCCGTTATTGAGATGGGCGCAAGCGCTCCCGGAGAGATAGAGCTTCTTTGTAAAATTGCAACCCCCGATGCCGGACTGATAACAAATGTAGGAAAGGCACACCTGCTGGGCTTTGGATCATTTGATGGTGTAAGACGCACCAAAGGAGAACTGTACGATTATTTAAAAGCATCCTCAGGGACTGCTCTTTATAATTCAGGAAATCCCATTTTGGTTGATATGATAAACGAGCGAAAAGGTTTAAAGATTATCCCATATGGAGCAGAACTGGCCGGGACGTTAATCCTTCCATCATCCCCGGAGAATCCGTTTTTGAGTATGAAAATTGAGGGGGGAAGGGTAATCAAAACAAATATGATTGGCTCATACAACTCAGATAATGTGCTTGCCGCACTGGCTGCAGGGGCTCTCTTTGAGGTTGATAAAGAGGAAGCTGTAAAAGCCATTGAAGAGTATTACCCATCAAATAACAGATCTCAGCTCACCAAAGGAGAGCGTAACACCCTGATAATAGATGCTTACAATGCTAATCCTACCAGTATGAGGGCTGCTTTAGAAAATTTCAAGGATATGGATTGTGAGAAAAAGGGGCTTGTCCTTGGGGATATGCTTGAACTGGGAGAGTTCTCAGATCAGGAGCATCAGGAAATTTTAAAACTAGCACTTGCCATTAACCCTGATATTATCTTTCTTGTGGGGACTGAGTTTGGTAAAGCTCTTTTGAAAATTGCACAGGGCAATCCATATGTTGAACTTTTTGAAAACTCTGAGGCTCTGAGAGAGCGTTTGGAAAAAAGGGAGATGACAGGAATAACTTTTCTTGTAAAAGGGTCAAGAGGAACCAGATTAGAGAGGGCCATCCCTGCTCTTCTATAA
- a CDS encoding peptidoglycan DD-metalloendopeptidase family protein — translation MRPLFKVVFMVVLISFSVIATGQSIEEQELKKRQIEEEIAFLDSQLSTTKKKQADNTKELNFIRRKISNRKRLLSQIENEILTINKEMTQSEGEINRLNRDLAQLKKEYSKLIYEAYKHRDQASWMMYVLASNTIDQGYKRWVFFKDFNNSMQERASRIKATSEEISNKVDALEKMKEKSIKSQEQRSSEYKKLQTDEKGARQTISQLSRQEKQFRAQLDSKRREVERLNREIERILAEAMKAKESPDFKESVAERKLSDNFELNKGKLPWPVKRGAVVEEFGQHNHPVFKNVKLPFNNGVNIATDKGAEVFCVFDGVVKQVLVMPGYNQCVLVQHGSFYTFYCKLDKVTVKAGEKLKTGQAMGALAASDENGSVIHFQLWHGTNKQNPELWISK, via the coding sequence ATGAGACCTCTCTTTAAAGTAGTTTTTATGGTTGTTCTAATATCTTTTTCTGTTATTGCGACAGGCCAGAGCATTGAGGAGCAGGAGCTTAAAAAGAGGCAAATTGAAGAGGAGATTGCTTTTCTTGACAGTCAGTTATCTACCACAAAGAAAAAGCAGGCTGATAATACCAAAGAGCTTAATTTCATCCGAAGAAAAATTTCAAACAGGAAGAGACTTCTTAGTCAGATTGAGAATGAGATCCTGACAATCAATAAAGAGATGACGCAAAGTGAGGGGGAGATCAACAGATTGAACAGAGATCTTGCGCAGCTTAAAAAGGAGTACTCAAAGCTTATCTATGAGGCCTACAAACACAGAGATCAGGCATCATGGATGATGTATGTGCTTGCAAGCAATACTATTGATCAGGGCTATAAAAGATGGGTGTTTTTTAAGGATTTTAATAATTCAATGCAGGAGAGAGCTTCCAGAATCAAGGCTACATCTGAAGAGATAAGCAACAAGGTAGATGCTTTGGAAAAAATGAAGGAGAAGTCAATAAAAAGTCAGGAGCAGAGAAGCAGTGAATATAAAAAGCTTCAGACTGATGAAAAGGGGGCCCGTCAGACAATATCACAACTCTCAAGACAGGAGAAGCAATTCAGGGCTCAGCTTGATTCAAAAAGGAGAGAGGTAGAGCGGCTTAACCGTGAAATAGAGAGGATTCTTGCCGAGGCAATGAAGGCAAAGGAAAGTCCTGATTTTAAGGAGAGTGTTGCAGAGAGGAAGCTATCTGATAATTTTGAACTCAACAAAGGGAAACTACCCTGGCCGGTTAAGAGAGGTGCTGTTGTAGAGGAGTTTGGTCAACACAACCACCCGGTTTTTAAAAATGTTAAACTCCCCTTCAACAACGGAGTAAACATTGCAACCGACAAAGGGGCTGAGGTGTTTTGTGTTTTTGATGGTGTGGTAAAACAGGTCCTGGTTATGCCCGGATATAACCAGTGTGTACTTGTTCAGCATGGTAGTTTTTACACTTTCTACTGTAAACTTGATAAGGTTACAGTTAAGGCCGGCGAGAA
- the dut gene encoding dUTP diphosphatase — MEVKIVNRSKNELPQYATIHSAGMDLRADISDSIPIHPLQRVLVPTGLYIELPEGHEAQIRPRSGLAAKHGIGIVNSPGTIDADYRGEIKIILVNLSDQEFILNPGERIAQMVIAKYERVILKEVEALGETERGEGGFGSTGKK, encoded by the coding sequence ATGGAGGTTAAAATTGTAAACCGCTCAAAAAACGAGCTCCCTCAGTATGCCACAATACACTCGGCAGGAATGGACCTAAGGGCAGACATCAGTGATAGCATTCCAATTCATCCTTTGCAAAGAGTTCTTGTTCCAACCGGTCTCTATATTGAGTTGCCAGAGGGGCACGAGGCTCAGATAAGGCCGAGGAGTGGTCTGGCAGCAAAGCACGGGATAGGTATTGTAAATAGTCCGGGAACAATTGATGCCGATTACAGGGGAGAGATTAAAATAATACTTGTTAATCTCTCTGATCAAGAGTTCATATTAAATCCGGGAGAGAGGATTGCTCAGATGGTTATTGCAAAATATGAGAGAGTTATCCTAAAAGAGGTAGAGGCATTGGGGGAGACAGAGCGTGGCGAAGGGGGATTTGGGTCAACAGGTAAAAAGTAG
- a CDS encoding glycosyltransferase family 2 protein translates to MPLTAIVILNWNGKHYLERFLPGVVKYSTSPSSFVVVADNGSTDGSVEWISLHYSSVRVIRFEKNYGFTGGYNKALAQIQADFFVLLNSDVEVTPGWLERMHEGFSNHPGAGVAMPKILSAFEKDAFEYAGASGGFIDSLGYPFCRGRILSYIEKDRAQYNRDSTIFWASGAAMMIKSSLYKDLGGLDENFFAHMEEIDLCWRAQLAGFEIWVFPSSVVYHVGGGTLPNNSPRKLMLNYRNNLYMLYKNLPKHKLLPVIVVRMIFDGLSAVIFLIQGKKGFYNAVVQAHKEFRQNRHRLERSKSSSVIKLSGVMRGLIVLSFLIRGGKPRFGDIAPYIKGRKML, encoded by the coding sequence TTGCCATTAACAGCCATAGTAATCCTTAACTGGAACGGAAAGCACTATCTTGAGCGTTTTCTTCCGGGAGTTGTTAAATATTCAACATCTCCTTCAAGTTTTGTAGTAGTTGCAGATAACGGTTCAACAGACGGATCTGTTGAATGGATCTCTCTTCACTACTCTTCGGTAAGAGTAATAAGATTTGAAAAAAATTATGGTTTTACCGGAGGGTATAATAAAGCTCTTGCACAAATTCAGGCAGACTTTTTTGTGCTGCTGAACTCAGATGTTGAGGTGACACCGGGGTGGCTTGAAAGAATGCATGAGGGGTTTTCCAACCATCCGGGAGCTGGTGTCGCAATGCCTAAGATATTGTCTGCGTTTGAAAAAGATGCTTTTGAGTATGCCGGAGCATCTGGTGGTTTCATAGATTCGCTGGGATATCCTTTTTGCAGGGGGAGGATACTATCTTATATTGAAAAGGACAGAGCTCAGTACAACCGTGACTCAACAATTTTCTGGGCAAGCGGGGCCGCAATGATGATCAAGTCTTCTCTCTACAAAGATTTAGGCGGCCTTGATGAAAACTTTTTCGCACATATGGAGGAGATTGACCTCTGCTGGAGAGCTCAGTTGGCAGGTTTTGAAATCTGGGTATTCCCATCATCAGTAGTTTACCATGTTGGAGGGGGTACACTTCCAAACAACTCCCCCAGAAAGCTGATGTTAAATTACAGGAACAATCTTTATATGCTGTACAAGAATCTCCCCAAGCATAAATTACTTCCTGTTATTGTTGTCAGGATGATTTTTGATGGACTCTCAGCTGTAATATTTCTCATACAGGGTAAAAAGGGCTTTTATAATGCAGTTGTCCAGGCTCACAAAGAGTTCAGGCAAAACAGACATAGGCTGGAAAGGAGCAAATCCTCATCGGTAATCAAACTTTCAGGAGTAATGAGAGGTCTTATTGTACTCTCATTCCTTATCAGAGGCGGGAAACCAAGGTTTGGGGATATTGCACCATACATAAAAGGTAGAAAGATGTTATAG
- a CDS encoding sigma-70 family RNA polymerase sigma factor — MGIQRREYSTQQELIEGCIKREPTAQRKLYEIYAPRMLTLASRYAGDRERAKDILHDGFITLFNKIDSYSGTGSFEGWIRRIFVNTALMSLRKVDILRNTEEIDNAIGEISDFPGAVETMSSKELMELIASMPDGFRIVFNMYAIEGYNHQEIAKELNISEGSSRSQLSRARVWLQERIKRQNEGE; from the coding sequence ATGGGAATCCAAAGAAGAGAATATTCCACACAGCAGGAGTTGATAGAGGGCTGCATAAAGCGGGAACCAACTGCTCAGCGGAAACTCTACGAGATATATGCTCCAAGAATGCTCACCCTCGCCTCGCGTTATGCAGGAGACAGAGAGAGGGCTAAGGATATTCTGCACGATGGATTCATTACGCTCTTTAACAAAATTGACAGCTACAGCGGAACCGGCTCTTTCGAGGGTTGGATAAGAAGGATTTTCGTGAATACGGCACTTATGTCTCTGAGAAAAGTAGATATACTTAGAAACACAGAGGAGATTGATAATGCCATAGGTGAAATAAGCGATTTTCCCGGTGCAGTGGAGACAATGAGTTCAAAAGAGCTTATGGAGTTGATAGCGTCAATGCCGGATGGATTCAGAATTGTGTTCAATATGTATGCAATTGAAGGCTATAACCACCAGGAGATTGCTAAAGAGTTAAACATAAGTGAAGGCAGTTCCCGCTCACAGCTAAGCAGAGCGAGGGTTTGGCTTCAGGAAAGGATAAAGAGACAGAATGAAGGAGAGTGA
- a CDS encoding tetratricopeptide repeat protein, which yields MRSTLKNNALKHTLTILLMAVAIFSHNSLDAKKDNRERDFLFMEGLRMVNLGQLSGAEKIFTELTSKFPQMDAAYYNLANIHLKKGDLSKALKFTEKAVAADSSNYWYSIQLARLYSAMGDLAKSTEVYESVKRRNPAGTSLYIELIDIYVRGREYDKALLTLEDIEKRGGVNEATALTRYNIMVNQGKMESAIQMIEEVEKSSPSPRISSLLGDYYASVKKDTLAMQYYSAALALEPGYIPAIFGLAESYRIRGQYDLYFQHMFPFMANSDVNPGMKVEYMKEILANQKFVQTFYPQIDTLMQNLYTAHPEDSLVAYNHAVFLVQSARPEKGLDILKDNIKRYPEERNPLHQYLSLLYYLEKWDELISMSDSALLSHPADIEFMQLKGIGELQMNKTSDAIETFLKILPLAKGDSASTVRILSILGDTYYMAGNKKESYKYYKKTIRLEPNHAPALNNYAYYLSEENKQLKRALEMSKRTVELEPENSTYLDTYAWILHKLGRNSEAKTILKQAMVYGGNENADILDHYAEVLFALGEKDLAYIYWGQAHKLDPSLDIAAKVEKIKSGKR from the coding sequence ATGAGAAGCACCTTGAAAAACAATGCATTAAAACACACATTAACAATACTGTTGATGGCCGTTGCGATTTTTTCGCACAACTCCCTTGATGCAAAAAAAGATAACAGAGAGAGAGATTTTTTATTTATGGAGGGGTTAAGAATGGTTAATCTGGGACAACTCTCAGGGGCAGAAAAGATCTTTACCGAACTTACCTCAAAATTTCCTCAGATGGATGCTGCATATTATAATCTTGCAAATATTCATCTCAAAAAAGGGGATCTTTCAAAGGCTCTAAAATTTACCGAGAAGGCTGTTGCTGCTGATAGTTCTAACTACTGGTACTCTATTCAGCTTGCAAGACTATACTCTGCAATGGGAGATCTCGCAAAATCCACAGAGGTGTATGAATCTGTTAAAAGGAGAAATCCGGCCGGAACAAGTCTCTATATTGAGCTTATAGACATATATGTCAGAGGCAGGGAGTATGACAAAGCACTTCTTACACTGGAGGATATTGAGAAAAGAGGTGGAGTAAACGAAGCTACTGCCCTTACCAGATATAATATAATGGTTAACCAGGGGAAAATGGAATCGGCAATCCAAATGATTGAGGAGGTAGAGAAGAGCTCCCCCTCACCCAGAATATCTTCACTATTGGGAGATTACTACGCCTCTGTGAAGAAGGATACCCTGGCCATGCAATACTACTCGGCAGCTCTTGCTCTTGAACCCGGTTATATTCCGGCAATATTCGGTCTGGCAGAGAGCTACAGGATAAGAGGACAATACGATCTTTACTTCCAGCATATGTTCCCGTTTATGGCAAATTCTGATGTTAATCCGGGAATGAAGGTTGAATATATGAAAGAGATCCTTGCAAATCAGAAATTTGTACAGACTTTTTATCCACAGATTGACACCTTAATGCAAAATTTATATACTGCACATCCTGAAGATAGCCTGGTTGCTTACAATCATGCTGTTTTTCTGGTACAGTCAGCCAGGCCTGAGAAAGGCCTTGATATTCTTAAAGACAACATTAAACGGTATCCGGAAGAGAGAAACCCTCTTCATCAATACCTCTCTCTGCTCTATTATCTTGAAAAATGGGATGAGCTTATAAGTATGAGTGATTCTGCTCTTCTCTCCCATCCGGCAGATATTGAATTTATGCAGCTCAAAGGTATTGGAGAGCTTCAGATGAACAAGACAAGCGATGCCATTGAAACATTTCTCAAAATACTTCCTTTAGCAAAGGGAGATAGCGCATCTACAGTTAGGATTCTCTCAATCCTGGGAGATACTTATTATATGGCCGGAAATAAAAAGGAGTCATACAAATACTACAAAAAGACAATCCGCCTGGAGCCAAATCATGCTCCTGCACTTAATAATTATGCATATTACCTGAGTGAGGAGAATAAACAGCTAAAGAGAGCTCTGGAAATGAGTAAAAGGACAGTTGAGCTGGAGCCGGAGAATTCGACCTACCTGGATACATATGCCTGGATCCTTCATAAACTGGGAAGAAACAGCGAAGCTAAGACCATCCTTAAACAAGCCATGGTATACGGAGGAAACGAAAATGCAGATATACTTGATCACTACGCCGAGGTCCTCTTTGCTCTCGGAGAAAAAGATCTTGCTTATATATACTGGGGGCAGGCCCATAAACTCGATCCATCGCTCGATATTGCAGCAAAAGTTGAGAAAATTAAATCCGGTAAAAGATGA
- a CDS encoding outer membrane beta-barrel protein, with translation MKESDFYRRIKDKMESYEEIPDPSSWDSIQNELSSARRRVVFFRTTRAVAALAAAVALFLIIGKDSIWRSLDPPLKADIIIQESESQSEKEPPAAIAADKVVTTASPKNRRAETPANNSDKIEIPAEEQEPQSLPEENKPSQQPQNTKKEPSVQLWPSDEEVVVKKRRFNIGKPTIAFSTTVSPASGSTERALQTFDYITFNELSSSLARERNDLETLYDTRYLPPVSIGLQVSLPLTKSLFAVTGINYTMLYSITEERTFNEALKKEESLHYIGIPLYLYSKIITSKNFSIYGGGGVTLEKGLSERIKVNGPLAYVETNSVRGYQWSAGVAVGAEYLLGKNIGLYADPMLTYYFYNYQPKSIRTVQPLQFKLEIGLRYRF, from the coding sequence ATGAAGGAGAGTGATTTTTATAGACGAATAAAGGATAAGATGGAGAGTTACGAAGAGATTCCTGACCCTTCGTCTTGGGATTCTATTCAAAACGAACTATCTTCCGCAAGAAGAAGGGTCGTTTTTTTCAGAACAACCAGAGCTGTTGCAGCGCTGGCCGCAGCAGTTGCCCTGTTTTTAATTATTGGAAAGGATTCAATCTGGAGATCGCTTGATCCTCCGCTGAAGGCTGATATAATTATTCAGGAATCTGAATCTCAAAGCGAGAAAGAGCCTCCTGCCGCAATCGCTGCTGATAAAGTGGTAACAACTGCTAGTCCCAAGAACAGAAGAGCAGAGACTCCGGCTAATAATAGCGATAAGATTGAAATCCCCGCAGAGGAGCAAGAGCCTCAGAGTCTGCCGGAGGAGAATAAGCCCTCACAACAACCTCAGAATACTAAAAAGGAGCCATCTGTTCAGCTTTGGCCATCCGATGAAGAGGTAGTTGTCAAAAAGAGAAGATTTAACATTGGGAAGCCAACCATTGCTTTCTCAACAACAGTCTCGCCTGCTTCCGGAAGTACAGAGAGGGCGCTCCAGACCTTTGATTATATAACCTTCAACGAACTCTCATCCTCTCTTGCCAGAGAGAGAAATGACCTGGAGACGCTTTACGATACAAGATATCTTCCGCCGGTATCAATAGGGCTTCAGGTTTCTCTTCCTCTTACTAAATCTCTTTTTGCAGTTACAGGAATTAACTATACCATGCTATATTCAATAACTGAGGAGAGGACATTCAATGAGGCTCTTAAAAAAGAGGAGTCTCTGCACTACATTGGAATACCACTTTATCTCTATTCAAAAATAATAACATCAAAGAATTTCTCTATCTACGGGGGAGGCGGAGTCACTCTAGAGAAGGGGTTATCAGAGAGAATTAAGGTAAACGGGCCTCTGGCATATGTGGAGACAAACTCTGTAAGAGGTTATCAGTGGTCAGCCGGAGTTGCTGTTGGAGCTGAGTATTTGCTGGGTAAGAATATTGGACTATATGCAGACCCAATGCTTACATATTACTTCTATAATTATCAGCCTAAAAGCATAAGAACAGTGCAACCTCTTCAGTTCAAACTGGAAATTGGTTTGAGATATCGCTTTTAA